The Megalops cyprinoides isolate fMegCyp1 chromosome 19, fMegCyp1.pri, whole genome shotgun sequence genome has a window encoding:
- the sun1 gene encoding SUN domain-containing protein 1 isoform X2: MTMDYSRLHTYTPPQCAPENTGYTYSLSSSYSSAALEFEREHRIEPVFDSPRMSRRSLRLHTSSGLYGNDSPADSSHNHSGSYSVGGAGRRETRTVRSRKQQSQSLSVSSSQSQSQSQSQSQSSSAAQTHSGLLSCAAGDSSRLSGQLDESCIRERTAVDSAWGLDGDGELKARSVRTERSVTRSNGDLRTAQTQSSSVNGYICKDCSIHLDRKEALTAYSTSCSSASSSSSSSSLAHSASTSGSALYYQDKSLKHKSGVLVHLTDTCMRYGRRAVTPVVSLVSLLLLKTGYKARDHDVTVVSEGAHSSYCGSVNVKDLVTGDGHLNLNGSLCDDCKGKQYLETQAIHTQSSKGRRLAGALWSVIAYTGYCLMQVVRTMGAAGLFVTRKLLSVLWLALVSPGKAATGAFWWLGTGWYQLVTLMSLFNVFILTRCLPRLLRLLLFLLPFLLLLGLWFWGPSSLLCYLPAINLTEWRTASASLFPFPLTLTPAEEAIDTAHDHPATAPPPTVPQPVGVAVSVDTERLQRLEERLAQVWESVQRGGRLQEQQHGEALGLYHALREQLDRQTDRDSLGLWVSGLLDQRLTVLRAQLQQDSAQREQTQDQLLQQQQSYEARLAELEGLLQVLAAKTEEVHQKQETATPAPVNVGVDREDHDALLLEVQRLEAELGRIRGDLQGVIGCRGKCEQLAGLQDTVSAQVSAQLKQELRTLFYGSDEGELPRPLLQWLSAQLVRHPDLQASLASLEQNILRNISLHLERSKQPPCAQAVTDTVVQAAGDAGMSEEQVQLIVQNALKLYAQDRTGLVDYALESGGGSILSTRCSETYETKTALMSLFGVPLWYFSQSPRVVIQPDVYPGNCWAFKGSQGYLVIRLSMSVVPAAFCLEHIPKALSPTGNISSAPRQFTVYGLDDEYQDEGKLLGRYTYQEDGESLQTFPVTEENDKAYQIIEMRVLSNWGHPEYTCLYRFRVHGRRISQ; encoded by the exons ctccAGCTACTCCTCTGCGGCCCTTGAGTTTGAGCGGGAGCACAGGATCGAGCCGGTCTTCGACTCTCCCAGAATGTCACGCCGCAGCCTGCGCCTGCACACCTCGAGCGGTCTCTACGGCAACGACAGCCCGGCGGACTCCTCCCACAACCACAGCGGCTCCTACAGCGTGGGCGGAGCCGGCCGGAGGGAGACCAG gacggtgaggagcaggaagcagcagtctcagtctctgtcagtGTCCAGCTCCCAGTCCCAGTCCCAGTCCCAGTCCCAGTCTCAGTCCAGCTCGGCTGCGCAGACCCACAGCGGTCTGCTCAGCTGCGCAGCCGGCGACTCCTCCCGGCTCTCCGGCCAGCTGGATGAGTCGTGCATACGGGAGCGCACGGCGGTGGACAGCGCCTGGG gtttgGATGGGGATGGTGAACTCAAAG CACGGAGTGTTCGGACAGAGCGCAGCGTGACGCGGTCGAACGGAGACCTCAGGACGGCACAGACGCAGAGCTCCTCTGTGAACGGCTACATCTGCAAAGACTGCAGCATCCACCTGGACAGGAAGGAGGCGCTCACGGCCTActccacctcctgctcctctgcatcctcctcctcctcctcctcctccctcgcCCACTCCGCCTCCACCTCGGGCTCCGCCCTCTATTACCAAGACAAGAGTCTGAAACACAAGTCAG GTGTCCTGGTGCATCTCACAGACACCTGCATGCGCTACGGCAGACGTGCCGTCACCCCTGTAGTGTCCCTAgtgtccctgctgctgctgaagacGGGCTACAAGGCCAGGGACCACGACGTCACGGTTGTCAGTGAAGGAG CCCACTCGAGTTACTGTGGAAGTGTGAACGTCAAAGACTTGGTGACAGGAGATGGCCACCTGAATCTGAACGGGTCTCTGT GTGATGACTGCAAAGGGAAGCAGTACTTGGAGACGCAGGCAATCCACACGCAGTCCTCTAAGGGGCGCCGTCTGGCTGGGGCGCTATGGAGCGTCATTGCTTACACAG GCTACTGTCTGATGCAGGTGGTCAGGACCATGGGCGCGGCAGGCCTGTTCGTGACCCGGAAGCTCCTGTCGGTTCTGTGGTTGGCTTTAGTGTCCCCAG ggaAGGCAGCGACCGGGGCATTCTGGTGGCTGGGGACGGGATGGTACCAGCTCGTCACCCTCATGTCCCTCTTCAATGTCTTCATCCTGACTCG GTGCCTCCCCAGACTGCTGAGGCTGCTGTTGTTCCTGCTGCCCTTCCTGCTGCTTTTGG GTCTGTGGTTCTGGGGTCCCTCCAGCCTGCTGTGCTACCTGCCAGCCATCAACCTGACGGAGTGGCGGACTGCGTCTGCGTCActcttccccttccctctcaccctcaccccggCGGAGGAGGCCATCGACACGGCTCACGACCACCCGGCCACCGCCCCGCCGCCTACTGTCCCGCAG CCGGTCGGCGTGGCGGTCTCCGTGGACACCGAGCGGCTGCAGCGGCTGGAGGAGCGGCTGGCGCAGGTGTGGGAGAGCGTGCAGAGGGGGGGGcggctgcaggagcagcagcacgGCGAGGCACTGGGCCTGTACCACGCCCTGCGGGAGCAGCTGGACAGGCAGACGGACCGGGACAGCCTGGGGCTGTGGGTCTCCGGCCTGCTGGACCAGAGGCTGACCGTGCTGAGGGCGCAGCTGCAGCAGGACTCTGCGCAGAGGGAGCAG acCCAGGatcagctcctgcagcagcagcagagttATGAGGCCCGCCTTGCTGAGCTGGAGGGGCTGCTCCAGGTCCTGGCAGCCAAGACTGAG GAGGTCCATCAAAAGCAGGAAACGGCCACACCAGCTCCTGTGAA tGTGGGCGTGGACAGGGAGGACCACGACGCCCTGCTATTGGAGGTTCAGAGGCTGGAGGCGGAGCTTGGCCGCATCAGGGGGGACCTGCAGGGCGTGATTGGCTGCCGGGGGAAGTGTGAGCAGCTGGCTGGTCTCCAGGACACG GTGTCTGCGCAGGTGTCTGCGCAGCTGAAGCAGGAGCTGCGGACGCTGTTCTACGGCAGCGATGAGGGCGAGCTGCCGCGGCCCCTGCTGCAGTGGCTGTCTGCGCAGCTCGTGCGCCACCCCGACCTGCAGGCCTCCCTGGCCTCTCTGGAGCAGAACATCCTGAGGAACATCTCCCTGCACCTGGAGCGGAGCAAGCAGCCGCCCTGCGCCCAGGCCGTCACCGACACCGTGGTGCAGGCCgcaggggatgctgggatgTCTGAAGAG CAAGTGCAGCTGATTGTGCAGAACGCCCTGAAGCTGTATGCCCAGGATCGAACCGGCCTGGTGGACTACGCCCTGGAGTCtggag GCGGCAGCATCCTGAGCACACGCTGCTCAGAGACATACGAGACGAAGACGGCTCTCATGAGCCTTTTTGGGGTCCCCCTCTGGTACTTCTCTCAGTCCCCTCGTGTGGTCATTCAG CCTGATGTCTACCCTGGAAACTGTTGGGCATTTAAGGGCTCCCAGGGCTACCTGGTGATCAGGCTGTCCATGAGTGTCGTCCCTGCAGCCTTCTGCCTGGAGCACATCCCCAAGGCCCTGTCCCCCACCGGCAACATCAGCAGCGCCCCCCGGCAATTCACTGTCTAC GGTCTGGATGATGAGTACCAGGACGAGGGCAAACTGCTGGGCCGCTACACCTACCAGGAGGACGGGGAATCGCTGCAGACCTTCCCTGTCAcg GAGGAGAACGACAAGGCGTACCAGATCATCGAGATGCGCGTGCTGTCCAACTGGGGCCACCCTGAGTACACCTGCCTGTACCGGTTCCGCGTCCACGGGCGACGAATCAGCCAATGA
- the sun1 gene encoding SUN domain-containing protein 1 isoform X1 has protein sequence MTMDYSRLHTYTPPQCAPENTGYTYSLSSSYSSAALEFEREHRIEPVFDSPRMSRRSLRLHTSSGLYGNDSPADSSHNHSGSYSVGGAGRRETRTVRSRKQQSQSLSVSSSQSQSQSQSQSQSSSAAQTHSGLLSCAAGDSSRLSGQLDESCIRERTAVDSAWGLDGDGELKARSVRTERSVTRSNGDLRTAQTQSSSVNGYICKDCSIHLDRKEALTAYSTSCSSASSSSSSSSLAHSASTSGSALYYQDKSLKHKSGVLVALRDTCVRFSRQAVTCVASLVSLLAQVLLLRRDREVKGDGGKGVLVHLTDTCMRYGRRAVTPVVSLVSLLLLKTGYKARDHDVTVVSEGAHSSYCGSVNVKDLVTGDGHLNLNGSLCDDCKGKQYLETQAIHTQSSKGRRLAGALWSVIAYTGYCLMQVVRTMGAAGLFVTRKLLSVLWLALVSPGKAATGAFWWLGTGWYQLVTLMSLFNVFILTRCLPRLLRLLLFLLPFLLLLGLWFWGPSSLLCYLPAINLTEWRTASASLFPFPLTLTPAEEAIDTAHDHPATAPPPTVPQPVGVAVSVDTERLQRLEERLAQVWESVQRGGRLQEQQHGEALGLYHALREQLDRQTDRDSLGLWVSGLLDQRLTVLRAQLQQDSAQREQTQDQLLQQQQSYEARLAELEGLLQVLAAKTEEVHQKQETATPAPVNVGVDREDHDALLLEVQRLEAELGRIRGDLQGVIGCRGKCEQLAGLQDTVSAQVSAQLKQELRTLFYGSDEGELPRPLLQWLSAQLVRHPDLQASLASLEQNILRNISLHLERSKQPPCAQAVTDTVVQAAGDAGMSEEQVQLIVQNALKLYAQDRTGLVDYALESGGGSILSTRCSETYETKTALMSLFGVPLWYFSQSPRVVIQPDVYPGNCWAFKGSQGYLVIRLSMSVVPAAFCLEHIPKALSPTGNISSAPRQFTVYGLDDEYQDEGKLLGRYTYQEDGESLQTFPVTEENDKAYQIIEMRVLSNWGHPEYTCLYRFRVHGRRISQ, from the exons ctccAGCTACTCCTCTGCGGCCCTTGAGTTTGAGCGGGAGCACAGGATCGAGCCGGTCTTCGACTCTCCCAGAATGTCACGCCGCAGCCTGCGCCTGCACACCTCGAGCGGTCTCTACGGCAACGACAGCCCGGCGGACTCCTCCCACAACCACAGCGGCTCCTACAGCGTGGGCGGAGCCGGCCGGAGGGAGACCAG gacggtgaggagcaggaagcagcagtctcagtctctgtcagtGTCCAGCTCCCAGTCCCAGTCCCAGTCCCAGTCCCAGTCTCAGTCCAGCTCGGCTGCGCAGACCCACAGCGGTCTGCTCAGCTGCGCAGCCGGCGACTCCTCCCGGCTCTCCGGCCAGCTGGATGAGTCGTGCATACGGGAGCGCACGGCGGTGGACAGCGCCTGGG gtttgGATGGGGATGGTGAACTCAAAG CACGGAGTGTTCGGACAGAGCGCAGCGTGACGCGGTCGAACGGAGACCTCAGGACGGCACAGACGCAGAGCTCCTCTGTGAACGGCTACATCTGCAAAGACTGCAGCATCCACCTGGACAGGAAGGAGGCGCTCACGGCCTActccacctcctgctcctctgcatcctcctcctcctcctcctcctccctcgcCCACTCCGCCTCCACCTCGGGCTCCGCCCTCTATTACCAAGACAAGAGTCTGAAACACAAGTCAG GTGTCCTGGTGGCTCTCAGGGACACCTGTGTGCGTTTCAGCAGGCAGGCGGTCACCTGTGTGGCGTCCTTAGTGTCACTGCTCGCACAGGTTCTTCTGCTGAGGAGGGACCGTGAGGTCAAGGGTGACGGAGGCAAAG GTGTCCTGGTGCATCTCACAGACACCTGCATGCGCTACGGCAGACGTGCCGTCACCCCTGTAGTGTCCCTAgtgtccctgctgctgctgaagacGGGCTACAAGGCCAGGGACCACGACGTCACGGTTGTCAGTGAAGGAG CCCACTCGAGTTACTGTGGAAGTGTGAACGTCAAAGACTTGGTGACAGGAGATGGCCACCTGAATCTGAACGGGTCTCTGT GTGATGACTGCAAAGGGAAGCAGTACTTGGAGACGCAGGCAATCCACACGCAGTCCTCTAAGGGGCGCCGTCTGGCTGGGGCGCTATGGAGCGTCATTGCTTACACAG GCTACTGTCTGATGCAGGTGGTCAGGACCATGGGCGCGGCAGGCCTGTTCGTGACCCGGAAGCTCCTGTCGGTTCTGTGGTTGGCTTTAGTGTCCCCAG ggaAGGCAGCGACCGGGGCATTCTGGTGGCTGGGGACGGGATGGTACCAGCTCGTCACCCTCATGTCCCTCTTCAATGTCTTCATCCTGACTCG GTGCCTCCCCAGACTGCTGAGGCTGCTGTTGTTCCTGCTGCCCTTCCTGCTGCTTTTGG GTCTGTGGTTCTGGGGTCCCTCCAGCCTGCTGTGCTACCTGCCAGCCATCAACCTGACGGAGTGGCGGACTGCGTCTGCGTCActcttccccttccctctcaccctcaccccggCGGAGGAGGCCATCGACACGGCTCACGACCACCCGGCCACCGCCCCGCCGCCTACTGTCCCGCAG CCGGTCGGCGTGGCGGTCTCCGTGGACACCGAGCGGCTGCAGCGGCTGGAGGAGCGGCTGGCGCAGGTGTGGGAGAGCGTGCAGAGGGGGGGGcggctgcaggagcagcagcacgGCGAGGCACTGGGCCTGTACCACGCCCTGCGGGAGCAGCTGGACAGGCAGACGGACCGGGACAGCCTGGGGCTGTGGGTCTCCGGCCTGCTGGACCAGAGGCTGACCGTGCTGAGGGCGCAGCTGCAGCAGGACTCTGCGCAGAGGGAGCAG acCCAGGatcagctcctgcagcagcagcagagttATGAGGCCCGCCTTGCTGAGCTGGAGGGGCTGCTCCAGGTCCTGGCAGCCAAGACTGAG GAGGTCCATCAAAAGCAGGAAACGGCCACACCAGCTCCTGTGAA tGTGGGCGTGGACAGGGAGGACCACGACGCCCTGCTATTGGAGGTTCAGAGGCTGGAGGCGGAGCTTGGCCGCATCAGGGGGGACCTGCAGGGCGTGATTGGCTGCCGGGGGAAGTGTGAGCAGCTGGCTGGTCTCCAGGACACG GTGTCTGCGCAGGTGTCTGCGCAGCTGAAGCAGGAGCTGCGGACGCTGTTCTACGGCAGCGATGAGGGCGAGCTGCCGCGGCCCCTGCTGCAGTGGCTGTCTGCGCAGCTCGTGCGCCACCCCGACCTGCAGGCCTCCCTGGCCTCTCTGGAGCAGAACATCCTGAGGAACATCTCCCTGCACCTGGAGCGGAGCAAGCAGCCGCCCTGCGCCCAGGCCGTCACCGACACCGTGGTGCAGGCCgcaggggatgctgggatgTCTGAAGAG CAAGTGCAGCTGATTGTGCAGAACGCCCTGAAGCTGTATGCCCAGGATCGAACCGGCCTGGTGGACTACGCCCTGGAGTCtggag GCGGCAGCATCCTGAGCACACGCTGCTCAGAGACATACGAGACGAAGACGGCTCTCATGAGCCTTTTTGGGGTCCCCCTCTGGTACTTCTCTCAGTCCCCTCGTGTGGTCATTCAG CCTGATGTCTACCCTGGAAACTGTTGGGCATTTAAGGGCTCCCAGGGCTACCTGGTGATCAGGCTGTCCATGAGTGTCGTCCCTGCAGCCTTCTGCCTGGAGCACATCCCCAAGGCCCTGTCCCCCACCGGCAACATCAGCAGCGCCCCCCGGCAATTCACTGTCTAC GGTCTGGATGATGAGTACCAGGACGAGGGCAAACTGCTGGGCCGCTACACCTACCAGGAGGACGGGGAATCGCTGCAGACCTTCCCTGTCAcg GAGGAGAACGACAAGGCGTACCAGATCATCGAGATGCGCGTGCTGTCCAACTGGGGCCACCCTGAGTACACCTGCCTGTACCGGTTCCGCGTCCACGGGCGACGAATCAGCCAATGA
- the sun1 gene encoding SUN domain-containing protein 1 isoform X3, with amino-acid sequence MTMDYSRLHTYTPPQCAPENTGYTYSLSSSYSSAALEFEREHRIEPVFDSPRMSRRSLRLHTSSGLYGNDSPADSSHNHSGSYSVGGAGRRETRTVRSRKQQSQSLSVSSSQSQSQSQSQSQSSSAAQTHSGLLSCAAGDSSRLSGQLDESCIRERTAVDSAWGLDGDGELKARSVRTERSVTRSNGDLRTAQTQSSSVNGYICKDCSIHLDRKEALTAYSTSCSSASSSSSSSSLAHSASTSGSALYYQDKSLKHKSAHSSYCGSVNVKDLVTGDGHLNLNGSLCDDCKGKQYLETQAIHTQSSKGRRLAGALWSVIAYTGYCLMQVVRTMGAAGLFVTRKLLSVLWLALVSPGKAATGAFWWLGTGWYQLVTLMSLFNVFILTRCLPRLLRLLLFLLPFLLLLGLWFWGPSSLLCYLPAINLTEWRTASASLFPFPLTLTPAEEAIDTAHDHPATAPPPTVPQPVGVAVSVDTERLQRLEERLAQVWESVQRGGRLQEQQHGEALGLYHALREQLDRQTDRDSLGLWVSGLLDQRLTVLRAQLQQDSAQREQTQDQLLQQQQSYEARLAELEGLLQVLAAKTEEVHQKQETATPAPVNVGVDREDHDALLLEVQRLEAELGRIRGDLQGVIGCRGKCEQLAGLQDTVSAQVSAQLKQELRTLFYGSDEGELPRPLLQWLSAQLVRHPDLQASLASLEQNILRNISLHLERSKQPPCAQAVTDTVVQAAGDAGMSEEQVQLIVQNALKLYAQDRTGLVDYALESGGGSILSTRCSETYETKTALMSLFGVPLWYFSQSPRVVIQPDVYPGNCWAFKGSQGYLVIRLSMSVVPAAFCLEHIPKALSPTGNISSAPRQFTVYGLDDEYQDEGKLLGRYTYQEDGESLQTFPVTEENDKAYQIIEMRVLSNWGHPEYTCLYRFRVHGRRISQ; translated from the exons ctccAGCTACTCCTCTGCGGCCCTTGAGTTTGAGCGGGAGCACAGGATCGAGCCGGTCTTCGACTCTCCCAGAATGTCACGCCGCAGCCTGCGCCTGCACACCTCGAGCGGTCTCTACGGCAACGACAGCCCGGCGGACTCCTCCCACAACCACAGCGGCTCCTACAGCGTGGGCGGAGCCGGCCGGAGGGAGACCAG gacggtgaggagcaggaagcagcagtctcagtctctgtcagtGTCCAGCTCCCAGTCCCAGTCCCAGTCCCAGTCCCAGTCTCAGTCCAGCTCGGCTGCGCAGACCCACAGCGGTCTGCTCAGCTGCGCAGCCGGCGACTCCTCCCGGCTCTCCGGCCAGCTGGATGAGTCGTGCATACGGGAGCGCACGGCGGTGGACAGCGCCTGGG gtttgGATGGGGATGGTGAACTCAAAG CACGGAGTGTTCGGACAGAGCGCAGCGTGACGCGGTCGAACGGAGACCTCAGGACGGCACAGACGCAGAGCTCCTCTGTGAACGGCTACATCTGCAAAGACTGCAGCATCCACCTGGACAGGAAGGAGGCGCTCACGGCCTActccacctcctgctcctctgcatcctcctcctcctcctcctcctccctcgcCCACTCCGCCTCCACCTCGGGCTCCGCCCTCTATTACCAAGACAAGAGTCTGAAACACAAGTCAG CCCACTCGAGTTACTGTGGAAGTGTGAACGTCAAAGACTTGGTGACAGGAGATGGCCACCTGAATCTGAACGGGTCTCTGT GTGATGACTGCAAAGGGAAGCAGTACTTGGAGACGCAGGCAATCCACACGCAGTCCTCTAAGGGGCGCCGTCTGGCTGGGGCGCTATGGAGCGTCATTGCTTACACAG GCTACTGTCTGATGCAGGTGGTCAGGACCATGGGCGCGGCAGGCCTGTTCGTGACCCGGAAGCTCCTGTCGGTTCTGTGGTTGGCTTTAGTGTCCCCAG ggaAGGCAGCGACCGGGGCATTCTGGTGGCTGGGGACGGGATGGTACCAGCTCGTCACCCTCATGTCCCTCTTCAATGTCTTCATCCTGACTCG GTGCCTCCCCAGACTGCTGAGGCTGCTGTTGTTCCTGCTGCCCTTCCTGCTGCTTTTGG GTCTGTGGTTCTGGGGTCCCTCCAGCCTGCTGTGCTACCTGCCAGCCATCAACCTGACGGAGTGGCGGACTGCGTCTGCGTCActcttccccttccctctcaccctcaccccggCGGAGGAGGCCATCGACACGGCTCACGACCACCCGGCCACCGCCCCGCCGCCTACTGTCCCGCAG CCGGTCGGCGTGGCGGTCTCCGTGGACACCGAGCGGCTGCAGCGGCTGGAGGAGCGGCTGGCGCAGGTGTGGGAGAGCGTGCAGAGGGGGGGGcggctgcaggagcagcagcacgGCGAGGCACTGGGCCTGTACCACGCCCTGCGGGAGCAGCTGGACAGGCAGACGGACCGGGACAGCCTGGGGCTGTGGGTCTCCGGCCTGCTGGACCAGAGGCTGACCGTGCTGAGGGCGCAGCTGCAGCAGGACTCTGCGCAGAGGGAGCAG acCCAGGatcagctcctgcagcagcagcagagttATGAGGCCCGCCTTGCTGAGCTGGAGGGGCTGCTCCAGGTCCTGGCAGCCAAGACTGAG GAGGTCCATCAAAAGCAGGAAACGGCCACACCAGCTCCTGTGAA tGTGGGCGTGGACAGGGAGGACCACGACGCCCTGCTATTGGAGGTTCAGAGGCTGGAGGCGGAGCTTGGCCGCATCAGGGGGGACCTGCAGGGCGTGATTGGCTGCCGGGGGAAGTGTGAGCAGCTGGCTGGTCTCCAGGACACG GTGTCTGCGCAGGTGTCTGCGCAGCTGAAGCAGGAGCTGCGGACGCTGTTCTACGGCAGCGATGAGGGCGAGCTGCCGCGGCCCCTGCTGCAGTGGCTGTCTGCGCAGCTCGTGCGCCACCCCGACCTGCAGGCCTCCCTGGCCTCTCTGGAGCAGAACATCCTGAGGAACATCTCCCTGCACCTGGAGCGGAGCAAGCAGCCGCCCTGCGCCCAGGCCGTCACCGACACCGTGGTGCAGGCCgcaggggatgctgggatgTCTGAAGAG CAAGTGCAGCTGATTGTGCAGAACGCCCTGAAGCTGTATGCCCAGGATCGAACCGGCCTGGTGGACTACGCCCTGGAGTCtggag GCGGCAGCATCCTGAGCACACGCTGCTCAGAGACATACGAGACGAAGACGGCTCTCATGAGCCTTTTTGGGGTCCCCCTCTGGTACTTCTCTCAGTCCCCTCGTGTGGTCATTCAG CCTGATGTCTACCCTGGAAACTGTTGGGCATTTAAGGGCTCCCAGGGCTACCTGGTGATCAGGCTGTCCATGAGTGTCGTCCCTGCAGCCTTCTGCCTGGAGCACATCCCCAAGGCCCTGTCCCCCACCGGCAACATCAGCAGCGCCCCCCGGCAATTCACTGTCTAC GGTCTGGATGATGAGTACCAGGACGAGGGCAAACTGCTGGGCCGCTACACCTACCAGGAGGACGGGGAATCGCTGCAGACCTTCCCTGTCAcg GAGGAGAACGACAAGGCGTACCAGATCATCGAGATGCGCGTGCTGTCCAACTGGGGCCACCCTGAGTACACCTGCCTGTACCGGTTCCGCGTCCACGGGCGACGAATCAGCCAATGA
- the iqck gene encoding IQ domain-containing protein K: MARVIGNKKSLWQQICEEHESEQPRPPGDDWTDCSSVSTRVSQYSASKHTPVFYGLMTAKMTVDDNPLRDVDPLLCHPALAGYAVLEKPASSRHRRSHCRPFSPTPPLHTSSVTQFLEKKVFPVLLPGLEAMLREAQGHKCLERRRTRFNPCDFLTEWLYNQNPRRVGQQPAVDFEEIPFVQDWLSKHPRPPIPLSLMLSDEEAAVLIQSFWRGYKVRARADVQELRQWQRELREESRDITRTVQEFWARQESRVGQEMEDLDEPTQPNSSGVSILVLSPTPQSTIVLSPTAQLTAESLEALTPSAQGVDPLGHTLHSTESLPLPDENLAAISPSLQSAAILSRNAAPGTGSV, translated from the exons atggcTCGTGTCATCGGGAACAAAAAATCTTTATGGCAACAGATATGTGAag AACACGAGTCGGAGCAGCCCAGACCACCCGGAGATGACTGGACAGACTGCAGCTCCGTTAGCACTCGGGTGTCGCAGTACAGCGCAAGTAAACACACGCCAGTCTTCTATGGGCTCATGACTGCaaag ATGACAGTGGACGATAACCCGCTCAGGGACGTGGACCCCCTGCTGTGTCACCCTGCGCTGGCCGGGTACGCTGTGCTGGAGAAACCCGCATCCTCTCGGCACCGTCGATCTCACTGTAGACCCTTCAGCCCGACGCCCCCACTGCACACCT ccTCCGTCACTCAGTTCCTGGAGAAGAAAGTGTTTCCAGTGCTGCTCCCTGGACTGGAGGCCATGCTGAGGGAGGCCCAGGGACACAAGTGCCTGGAG AGGAGGAGAACCAGGTTCAACCCCTGTGATTTCCTGACAGAGTGGTTGTACAA tcAGAACCCTCGCAGGGTAGGCCAGCAGCCCGCGGTGGACTTTGAAGAGATCCCCTTTGTCCAGGATTGGCTGAGCAAGCA cCCCCGGCCTCCCATCCCCCTGTCCTTGATGCTGTCGGACGAGGAGGCGGCGGTTCTGATCCAGTCCTTCTGGCGCGGCTACAAG gtgcggGCCCGTGCAGACGTGCAGGAGCTGCGTCAGTGGCAGAGGGAGCTGCGTGAGGAGAGCCGTGACATCACCAGGACGGTGCAGGAGTTCTGGGCCCGGCAGGAGAGCAGAG TGGGGCAGGAGATGGAGGACCTTGACGAGCCGACGCAGCCCAACAGCTCGGGGGTGTCCATCCTGGTGCTGTCCCCCACCCCGCAGAGCACCATCGTCCTGTCCCCGACCGCGCAGCTGACCGCCGAGAGCCTGGAGGCCCTCACCCCCTCCGCCCAGGGCGTCGACCCCCTGGGCCACACCCTGCACAGCACCGAGTCCCTGCCTCTGCCCGATGAGAACTTAGCTGCCATCTCCCCCTCCTTACAGAGCGCGGCCATACTGTCCCGAAACGCTGCTCCAGGCAcggggagtgtgtga